In one Salvelinus sp. IW2-2015 linkage group LG26, ASM291031v2, whole genome shotgun sequence genomic region, the following are encoded:
- the cnot1 gene encoding CCR4-NOT transcription complex subunit 1 isoform X3 yields MNLDSLSLALSQISYLVDNLTKKNYRASQQEIQHIVNRHGPEADRHLLRCLFSHVDFSGDGKSSGKDFHQFLIQECVSLISKPNFISTLCYAIDNPLHYQKSLKPSAHLFTQLSKVLKLSKVQEVIFGLALLNSCNADLRGFAAQFVKQKLPDLLRSYVDADLGVNQEGGFQDIAIEVLHLLLSHLLFGQKGASGVGQEQIDAFLKTLCRDFPQARCPVVLAPLLYPEKRDILMDRILPDSGELAKTMMESSLAEFMQEVGYGFCASLDECRNIILQYGVREVTASQVARVLGMMARTHSGLSDGIPLQSISAPGSGIWSDGKDKSDGSQAHTWNVEVLIDVVKEVNPNLNFKEVTYELDHPGFMIRDSKGLQMVVYGIQRGLGMEVFPVDLIYRPWKHAEGQLSFIQHSLMSPDVFCFADYPCHTVAIDILKAPPEDDNREIATWKSLDLVESLLRLSEVGQYEQVKQLFSFPIKHCPDMLVLALLQISTSWHTLRHELISTLMPIFLGNHPNSAIILHYAWHGQGQSPSIRQLIMHSMAEWYMRGEQYDQAKLSRILDVAQDLKSLSMLLNGTPFAFVIDLAALASRREYLKLDKWLTDKIREHGVGGEPFIQACVTFLKRRCPSIMGGLAPEKDQPKSAQLPPETMATMLGCLQSCAGSVSQELSETILTMVANCSNVMNKARQPPPGVMPKGRAPSTSSLDAISPVQVSVSPLQMDPLTAMGSLNLSSSATSHTQSMQGFPTPLSSAFSNPQSPAKAFPPLSNPNPSTPFGGIGSLSSQLGNTGPLGSGIGSGLGMPAVSSDPFGTRKMSTPGLNPTTFQQSKMKASDLSQVWPEANQHFSKEIDDEANSYFQRIYNHPPHPTMSVDEVLEMLQRFKDSTIKREREVFNCMLRNLFEEYRFFPQYPDKELHITACLFGGIIEKGLVTYMALGLALRYVLEALRKPFGSKMYYFGIAALDRFKNRLKDYPQYCQHLASIGHFLQFPLTLQEYIEYGQQSRDPPVKMQGSITTPGSLALAQAQAQSQPPKAPQPGQPSTLVTTATTTTTVAKTTTITRPTPGSFKKDVPPSINTTNIDTLLVATDQTERIVEPPENVQEKIAFIFNNLSQSNMTQKVEELKETVKEEFMPWVSQYLVMKRVSIEPNFHSLYSNFLDTLKNPEFVKMVLNETYRNIKVLLTSDKAAANFSDRSLLKNLGHWLGMITLAKNKPILYTDLEVKSLLLEAYVKGQQELLYVVPFVAKVLESSLRSVIFRPQNPWTMAIMNVLAELHTEHDLKLNLKFEIEVLCKNLSLDINDLKPGTLLKDKDKLKSLEEQLSAPKKEAKPPEEMIPIVSTGIQHFQTGMPLVGDFLPFAAAPSTPAPTTACSATGPPTPQFSYHDINVYALAGLAPHINININIPLLQAHPQLKQCVRQSIERAVQELVHPVVDRSIKIAMTTCEQIVRKDFALDSEESRMRVAAHHMMRNLTAGMAMITCREPLLMSIATNLKNSFAAALRAPTPQQREMMEEAAARVAQDNCELACCFIQKTAVEKAGPEMDKRLATEFELRKHARQEGRRYCDPVVLTYQAERMPEQIRLKVGGVDPKQLAVYEEFARNVPGFLPSNDLSQPTGFLAQPMKQQAWATDDVAQIYDKCMADLEQHLHAIPPALAMNPQTQALRSLLEAVALARNSRDGIAALGLLQKAVEGLLDATSGADADLLLRYRECHLLVLKALQDGRAYGPLWCNKQITRCLIECRDEYKYNVEAVELLIRNHLVNMQQYDLHLAQSMENGLHYMAVAFAMQLVKLLLVDERSVSHITEADLFHTIETLMRTSAHSRANAPEGLPQLMDVVRSNYEAMIDRAHGGPNFMMHSGISQASEYDDPPGLREKAEYLLREWVNLYHSAAAGRDSTKAFSAFVGQMHQQGILKTDDLITRFFRLCTEMCVEISYRAQAEQQHNPAASAAIIRAKCYHNLDAFVRLIALLVKHSGEATNTVTKINLLNKVLGIVVGVLIQDHDVRQTEFQQLPYHRIFIMLLLELNAPEHVLETINFQTLTAFCNTFHILRPTKAPGFVYAWLELISHRIFIARMLAHTPQQKGWPMYAQLLIDLFKYLAPFLRNVELNKPMQILYKGTLRVLLVLLHDFPEFLCDYHYGFCDVIPPNCIQLRNLILSAFPRNMRLPDPFTPNLKVDMLSEINIAPRILTNFTGVMPSQFKKDLDSYLKTRSPVTFLSELRSNLQVGGATLGPWKYLQHNDTSLEQVSNEPGNRYNIQLINALVLYVGTQAIAHIHNKGSTPSMSTITHSAHMDIFQNLAVDLDTEGRYLFLNAIANQLRYPNSHTHYFSCTMLYLFAEANTEAIQEQITRVLLERLIVNRPHPWGLLITFIELIKNPAFKFWSHDFVHCAPEIEKLFQSVAQCCMGQKQAQQVMEGTGAS; encoded by the exons ATGAATCTTGACTCGCTCTCGCTGGCTTTGTCTCAAATCAGCTACCTGGTGGACAATTTAACAAAGAAAAACtacagagccagccagcaggaaaTACAGCAT ATTGTGAATCGTCACGGCCCTGAGGCGGACAGGCATTTATTACGCTGTCTCTTCTCCCATGTGGATTTCAGTGGTGATGGTAAAAGCAGTGGCAAAGATTTTCATCAG TTTCTGATCCAGGAGTGTGTTTCACTGATTTCAAAGCCTAATTTTATTTCAACACTTTGCTACGCCATCGACAATCCTTTGCACTACCAGAAG AGTTTGAAGCCGTCGGCCCACTTGTTTACTCAGTTGAGTAAAGTTCTCAAGCTAAGCAAGGTTCAAGAA GTGATATTTGGCCTTGCTTTGCTCAATTCGTGCAACGCAGACCTTCGTGGTTTTG CCGCGCAGTTCGTCAAACAAAAGCTCCCTGATCTCCTCCGCTCGTACGTGGACGCGGACCTTGGCGTTAACCAGGAAGGTGGCTTCCAAGATATTGCCATAGAGGTCCTGCACCTGCTCCTCTCCCATCTTCTGTTTGGCCAGAAGGGAGCCAGTGGCGTCGGACAAGAGCAGATTGACGCTTTCCTCAAGACACTGTGCAGAG atttCCCGCAGGCGCGCTGCCCTGTGGTGCTTGCACCGCTGCTGTACCCTGAAAAACGGGACATTCTGATGGACAGGATTCTGCCAGACTCGGGAGAGTTAGCCAAGACCATGATGGAGAGTTCTCTTGCAGAGTTCATGCAGGAAGTTGGCTATGGCTTTTGTGCAAG TCTTGATGAATGCCGCAACATAATTCTGCAGTATGGGGTGCGAGAGGTTACTGCCAGCCAGGTGGCCAGGGTCCTGGGGATGATGGCTCGTACCCACTCTGGCTTGTCTGATGGAATCCCCCTACAG TCCATCTCTGCTCCGGGCAGTGGCATTTGGAGTGATGGAAAGGACAAAAGTGATGGTTCTCAGGCCCACACTTGGAATGTAGAAGTTCTGATTGACGTGGTCAAAGAAGTT AACCCCAATCTGAACTTCAAAGAGGTGACCTACGAGCTCGATCACCCTGGCTTTATGATCCGGGACAGTAAGGGACTTCAGATGGTGGTGTATGGGATCCAGAGGGGCCTGGGCATGGAGGTGTTCCCTGTCGACCTCATCTATCGGCCCTGGAAGCATGCTGAGGGACAG CTGTCATTCATTCAGCACTCCCTCATGAGCCCAGATGTGTTCTGCTTCGCTGACTACCCCTGCCACACCGTAGCCATCGACATACTGAAGGCGCCACCCGAGGACGATAACAGGGAGATAGCCACCTG GAAGAGCCTGGACCTGGTGGAGAGCCTCCTGCGCCTCTCTGAGGTGGGTCAGTACGAGCAGGTGAAGCAGCTCTTCAGTTTCCCCATCAAGCACTGTCCTGACATGCTGGTGCTGGCGCTGCTGCAGATCAGCACCTCCTGGCACACCCTGCGCCACGAGCTCATCTCCACCCTCATGCCCATCTTCCTGGGCAACCATCCCAACTCTGCCATCATCTTGCACTACGCGTGGCACGGACAGGGCCAGTCCCCCTCTATCCGTCAGCTGATCATGCACTCGATGGCAGAGTGGTACATGAGAGGAGAGCAGTACGACCAGGCCAAGCTGTCCCGCATCCTGGATGTGGCCCAGGACTTGAAG tctctttcaATGCTGCTAAATGGTACTCCATTTGCCTTTGTTATTGACCTTGCTGCACTTGCCTCTCGCCGTGAATACCTCAAACTTGACAAATGGCTGACTGACAAAATCCGAGAGCACGGGGTGGGTGGC GAGCCCTTCATCCAGGCATGTGTAACGTTCCTGAAGAGACGCTGTCCCTCTATTATGGGTGGTCTGGCCCCAGAGAAGGACCAGCCCAAAAGCGCCCAGCTCCCCCCGGAAACGATGGCTACCATGCTGGGCTGTCTGCAGTCCTGTGCAGG GAGTGTGTCTCAAGAGCTCTCTGAGACTATCTTGACCATGGTTGCCAACTGTAGCAACGTCATGAACAAAGCCCGCCAGCCACCACCGGGGGTCATGCCAAAGGGACGTGCTCCCAGCACCAGCAGCCTAGACGCCATTTCCCCTGTGCAGGTATCGGTGTCTCCTCTCCAG ATGGATCCCCTGACAGCCATGGGTTCGCTGAACCTGAGCAGCTCTGccacctctcacacacagagcATGCAGGGCTTCCCTACCCCGCTGAGCTCTGCCTTCAGCAACCCCCAGTCCCCAGCTAAGGCCTTCCCTCCACTGTCCAACCCCAACCCCAGCACACCATTTGGGGGGATTGGAAGCCTCTCTTCACAGCTAGGTAACACAG GTCCGCTGGGATCAGGCATTGGTTCTGGTCTTGGAATGCCAGCGGTGAGCAGCGATCCGTTTGGGACGAGGAAGATGAGCACACCGGGCCTGAATCCGACCACCTTTCAGCAGAGTAAGATGAAGGCCT CTGACCTATCTCAGGTGTGGCCCGAGGCTAACCAGCACTTTAGTAAGGAGATTGACGATGAGGCTAACAGTTACTTCCAGCGCATCTACAatcaccccccacaccccaccaTGTCTGTGGATGAG gtgctggagatgttgcagAGGTTCAAGGACTCCACCATCAAGCGAGAGCGGGAGGTCTTTAACtgtatgctgaggaacttgtTTGAGGAGTACCGCTTCTTCCCCCAGTACCCTGACAAGGAGCTGCACATCACCGCCTGCCTGTTCGGGGGGATCATCGAGAAGGGTCTTGTCACCTACATGGCCCTTGGGCTGGCCCTCAGATATGTCCTTGAAGCCTTAAGGAAGCCATTTGGATCCAAAATGTATTACTTTGGAATCGCTGCTCTAGATAGATTCAAAAATAG GCTGAAGGACTATCCCCAATATTGTCAGCATTTGGCCTCGATCGGCCACTTTCTGCAATTCCCCCTTACTTTACAAGAG TATATAGAGTATGGCCAACAGTCACGGGATCCTCCAGTGAAGATGCAAGGATCCATCACCACCCCTGGGAGCCTGGCGTTGGCTCAAGCTCAGGCCCAGTCTCAGCCTCCCAAAGCCCCCCAGCCTGGACAGCCCAGCACACTGGTCACCAcagctaccaccaccaccactgtcgCCAAAACCACTACCATCACACGACCTACCCCTGGCAGCTTCAAGAAGGATGTGCCG CCCTCCATCAACACCACAAACATTGACACTCTGCTAGTAGCAACAGACCAAACCGAGAGGATTGTGGAACCCCCAGAAAATGTTCAAGAGAAAATTGCTTTCATCTTCAATAACCTGTCACAATCCAACATGACACAGAAG GTTGAGGAGTTAAAGGAAACTGTGAAAGAGGAGTTTATGCCCTGGGTCTCCCAGTATCTGGTCATGAAGAGGGTCAGCATCGAGCCCAACTTCCACAGCCTATACTCCAACTTTCTAGACACTCTGAAGAACCCTGAGTTTGTCAAAATGGTCCTGAATGAAACTTACAGAAACATCAAG GTTCTCCTTACCTCTGATAAGGCAGCTGCAAACTTCTCTGATCGATCCCTACTGAAGAATTTGGGCCACTGGCTTGGCATGATCACTCTGGCAAAAAACAAGCCCATCCTCTACACG gATTTGGAGGTAAAATCCCTCTTGTTGGAAGCCTATGTCAAGGGGCAGCAGGAGCTACTGTATGTGGTCCCGTTTGTGGCCAAAGTCCTGGAATCCAGTTTGCGTAGCGTG ATCTTCCGACCTCAGAATCCCTGGACCATGGCCATCATGAATGTTCTGGCAGAGTTGCATACGGAACATGATCTGAAG CTGAACTTAAAGTTTGAGATTGAGGTGCTGTGTAAGAACTTATCACTGGACATCAATGACCTGAAGCCTGGCACCCTGCTGAAAGACAAAGACAAGTTGAAGAGTCTGGAGGAGCAGCTCTCTGCACCAAAGAAAGAGGCCAAGCCCCCTGAAGAAATGATCCCTATTGTTAGCACAGGTATCCAGCACTTTCAAACTGGGATGCCCCTTGTCG GAGACTTTCTTCCATTTGCAGCTGCACCATCCACTCCCGCCCCAACCACCGCTTGCTCAGCTACTGGGCCCCCTACCCCGCAGTTTAGCTATCATGACATCAATGTGTACGCCCTTGCAGGGCTAGCCCCTCACATCAATATCAACATCAAC ATCCCCTTGCTTCAAGCCCACCCTCAGCTCAAGCAGTGTGTGAGACAGTCCATTGAGCGGGCCGTGCAAGAGCTCGTCCACCCCGTAGTGGACCGCTCCATCAAGATCGCCATGACAACCTGCGAGCAGATCGTCAGGAAGGACTTTGCTCTGGACTCGGAGGAGTCGCGCATGCGTGTGGCAGCTCATCATATGATGCGCAACCTGACTGCCGGCATGGCCATGATCACCTGCCGGGAGCCCCTGCTCATGAGCATCGCCACCAACCTGAAGAACAGCTTTGCTGCTGCCCTCAGG GCCCCCACCCCCcagcagagagagatgatggaggagGCTGCTGCCAGGGTCGCCCAGGACAACTGTGAGCTGGCCTGCTGCTTCATCCAGaagactgcagtggagaaggctGGCCCAGAGATGGACAAGAGGCTGGCAACG GAGTTTGAGCTGAGGAAGCATGCCCGTCAGGAGGGCCGTCGCTACTGTGACCCCGTTGTGCTGACCTACCAGGCCGAGCGCATGCCAGAGCAGATCAGACTCAAG GTTGGAGGCGTAGACCCCAAACAGCTGGCAGTGTATGAGGAGTTTGCCCGGAATGTTCCAGGCTTCCTACCCAGCAACGACCTGTCTCAGCCCACAGGATTCCTTGCCCAACCCATGAAG caacaggcaTGGGCCACGGATGACGTTGCTCAGATCTATGACAAGTGCATGGCAGACCTGGAGCAGCACCTCCACGCCATCCCTCCCGCGCTGGCCATGAACCCTCAGACCCAGGCTTTGCGCAGCCTGCTGGAGGCCGTGGCCCTAGCCAGGAACTCCCGGGACGGCATCGCCGCTCTGGGCCTGCTGCAGAAG GCTGTGGAGGGTCTGCTGGATGCTACCAGTGGTGCCGATGCTGACTTGCTTCTGCGGTATAGAGAGTGCCACCTGCTGGTGCTCAAAGCCCTCCAGGACGGCCGGGCATACGGGCCACTGTGGTGCAACAAGCAGATTACCAG GTGCCTGATTGAGTGCCGTGATGAGTACAAGTACAACGTGGAGGCTGTGGAGCTGCTGATCAGAAACCACCTGGTCAACATGCAGCAGTATGACCTGCACCTGGCACAG TCTATGGAGAATGGGCTGCACTACATGGCGGTGGCGTTTGCCATGCAGCTGGTGAAGCTGCTGTTGGTGGATGAGCGCAGTGTGAGCCACATTACCGAGGCAGACTTGTTCCACACTATCGAGACTCTGATGCGAACCAGCGCCCACTCCAGGGCCAACGCACCTGAGGG GCTTCCTCAGCTGATGGACGTGGTCCGTTCCAACTACGAGGCCATGATCGACCGGGCCCACGGAGGACCCAACTTTATGATGCACTCTGGCATCTCCCAGGCATCCGAGTACGACGACCCGCCGGGCCTGAGGGAGAAGGCTGAGTACCTGCTGAGGGAATGGGTCAACCTGTACCATTCTGCAGCCGCCGGCCGGGACAGCACCAAGGCCTTCTCTGCCtttgtgggacag ATGCACCAGCAGGGCATTCTGAAGACCGATGACCTGATCACTCGTTTCTTCCGGCTGTGCACGGAGATGTGTGTGGAGATCAGCTACCGTGCGcaggccgagcagcagcacaacccCGCGGCCAGCGCCGCCATCATCAGGGCCAAGTGTTACCACAACCTGGACGCCTTTGTGCGCCTCATCGCCCTGCTGGTCAAGCACTCCGGAGAGGCCACCAACACTGTCACCAAGATCAACCTGCTCAACAAG GTTCTAGGTATTGTGGTTGGAGTGTTGATCCAGGACCATGATGTGAGACAGACTGAGTTCCAGCAGTTGCCTTACCACCGCATCTTCATCATGCTGTTGCTCGAGCTCAATGCCCCCGAGCACGTGCTCGAGACCATCAACTTCCAGACCCTCACCGCCTTCTG CAACACTTTCCACATCCTGAGGCCTACCAAAGCCCCTGGCTTTGTTTACGCTTGGCTGGAGTTGATCTCTCACCGTATCTTCATCGCCAGGATGCTGGCGCACACCCCACAGCAGAAG GGTTGGCCCATGTATGCGCAACTTCTCATTGATCTGTTCAAGTACCTGGCGCCCTTCCTGAGGAATGTTGAGCTTAACAAACCTATGCAAATCCTCTACAAG GGTACCCTGCGCGTCCTTCTGGTCCTACTGCATGACTTCCCAGAGTTCCTGTGCGACTACCACTACGGCTTCTGCGACGTCATCCCGCCCAACTGCATCCAGCTCCGCAACCTGATTCTGAGTGCCTTCCCACGCAACATGAGGCTTCCAGACCCCTTCACTCCCAATCTGAAG GTTGACATGCTCAGCGAGATCAACATCGCTCCGCGCATCCTCACAAACTTCACCGGAGTGATGCCCTCTCAGTTCAAGAAGGATCTGGACTCGTACCTGAAGACACGCTCCCCCGTCACCTTCCTCTCTGAGCTCCGCAGCAATCTGCAGGTAGGGGGCGCCACTCTGGGTCCCTGGAAGTATTTGCAGCACAACGACACATCTTTAGAACAG GTGTCAAATGAGCCAGGCAACCGTTACAACATCCAGCTGATCAACGCTCTGGTGCTGTATGTGGGAACCCAGGCCATCGCACACATCCACAACAAGGGCAGCACCCCCTCCATGAGCACCATCACTCACTCAGCCCACATGGACATCTTCCAGAACCTGGCTGTGGACCTGGACACTGAGG GGCGTTATCTCTTCCTGAATGCCATTGCCAATCAGCTGCGCTACCCAAACAGCCACACCCATTACTTCAGCTGCACCATGCTGTACCTGTTTGCTGAGGCCAACACTGAGGCAATCCAGGAGCAGATTACCAG GGTTCTTCTGGAGAGGCTGATTGTGAACAGGCCTCATCCCTGGGGACTGCTCATCACCTTCATCGAGCTCATCAAGAATCCCGCCTTTAAGTTCTGGAGCCACGACTTTGTACACTGTGCCCCGGAGATCGAGAA gttgttCCAGTCAGTGGCTCAGTGCTGCATGGGGCAAAAGCAGGCTCAGCAGGTGATGGAGGGCACTGGtgccagttag